A single Ammospiza caudacuta isolate bAmmCau1 chromosome 6, bAmmCau1.pri, whole genome shotgun sequence DNA region contains:
- the BAHD1 gene encoding bromo adjacent homology domain-containing 1 protein, producing the protein MTHARKKQLFLLKHPAGSAGQASSPTGSRRMDRANAEQRDGDASKAPKCPSGFVGNNKSKSLREVRKTYPLRRRLLPSVSKKTCKVLLTRLEDVAGSLSKQTPSCKKKHLASWVEGLGSALFSEQVQPVGAGKSDSSGEKCTVTYPGPEQDFDPAPSEPRKRRLASLNAEAVNNLLFERDDGLLSGRRFRRDSGKAAGDCTLKGLQCKASDNWPALEKPAVKTGKGKNRHEPSQKCNSCEHSLDEVFDDGAKREDGAISYHPTPKRLASLNAVAFLKLTHEKDQPLKQRSKSDGEGKSENHCSKSTLKWAKAGRKNCVKSKKEVASLKMDGQHGWQGQTVGTFGKGEQRDSSRLYGTTEPVTYESLSGSYASTEGFYHRLPLLMGGQASMKPEYGRPGEKSPTPKQEFHQPSFPVQQFPPLPVPGNHADCGCLYESSDLTPLNGFYVYYGQSGYSGYSPCSIYPKDELSQAATCEGLLVSSGSLPSGAHFQPLHWCSSPYCCGEGAAVSSYSVCGVVHVPEGRIGSVHAGRNSYPYKMPFAAEGCKSLDQLNLTIPVAGHPASPAHPLSGCPVPSVPPAAEPVPHLQTPNSDPQTMARECPQSSKPPSGSKSGLRNTPGCLHASNSKAAGGHSHPKQPRIGRRRATNGWMPVGTACEKAVYVVNEPEPAVRKSYQAVERDGEIIRVRDTVLLKSGPRKKSMPYVAKISALWEDPKTGELMMSLLWYYRPEHTQGGRNPSMHQNEIFASRHQDENSVACIEEKCYVLTFAEYCRFCALAKRRVEGIPGRKTIMVPPSEEYSTPLHRKVPEDTDPELVFLCRHVYDFRHGRILKNPQ; encoded by the exons ATGACGCATGCCCGgaaaaaacaacttttccttctgaaacatCCAGCTGGTTCTGCTGGCCAGGCCTCGTCGCCAacaggcagcaggaggatggaCAGGGCCAACGCAGAGCAGCGGGACGGAGATGCCTCGAAGGCTCCAAAGTGTCCCAGTGGGTTTGTAGGGAATAACAAAAGCAAGAGTTTGCGCGAAGTGCGAAAGACGTACCCGCTGCGGAGGCGGCTGCTCCCCTCGGTGAGCAAAAAGACCTGCAAGGTCCTCCTCACCAGGCTGGAGGATGTGGCTGGCTCTCTGTCCAAACAGACCCCGAGCTGTAAAAAAAAGCACCTTGCCAGCTGGGTTGAGGGTTTGGGATCTGCTTTGTTCTCGGAACAAGTTCAGCCTGTGGGAGCGGGCAAGAGTGACTCATCCGGGGAGAAGTGCACAGTAACTTATCCTGGGCCGGAGCAGGACTTTGATCCTGCTCCCTCGGAGCCCAGGAAGCGCCGGCTGGCCTCGCTGAACGCCGAGGCGGTGAACAACCTGCTGTTCGAACGGGACGATGGCTTGTTATCCGGCAGGCGCTTCCGCAGGGACTCTGGGAAGGCTGCTGGGGACTGTACCCTCAAGGGCTTGCAGTGCAAAGCCAGTGACAACTGGCCTGCCCTGGAAAAACCGGCTGTgaaaacagggaaaggaaagaaccGGCATGAGCCCAGTCAGAAATGCAATAGCTGCGAGCATTCGCTGGATGAGGTCTTTGATGATGGGGCAAAGAGGGAGGATGGTGCCATCTCCTACCATCCCACCCCAAAGAGACTGGCCAGCCTGAATGCCGTGGCCTTCCTGAAGCTGACCCACGAGAAAGACCAACCCCTGAAACAGAGGAGTAAATCGGACGGGGAGGGCAAGTCCGAGAACCACTGTTCGAAATCTACACTCAAATGGGCCAAAGCCGGACGGAAGAACTGTGTCAAATCCAAGAAGGAAGTGGCTAGCTTAAAAATGGATGGGCAGCATGGCTGGCAAGGCCAGACCGTGGGCACGTTTGGGAAAGGGGAGCAGCGGGACTCTTCCAGGCTCTATGGGACAACAGAGCCCGTCACCTACGAGTCGCTGTCTGGCTCCTACGCCAGCACGGAGGGCTTCTACCACAGACTGCCTTTGCTCATGGGAGGACAAGCTTCCATGAAGCCGGAGTATGGAAGACCTGGAGAGAAATCCCCAACCCCCAAACAGGAATTTCATCAGCCTTCCTTTCCCGTGCAGCAGTTCCCTCCCTTGCCTGTGCCCGGGAATCACGCGGATTGTGGATGTCTCTATGAGTCCTCAGATCTGACTCCGTTGAACGGGTTTTATGTTTATTACGGCCAAAGCGGATACAGTGGCTATTCCCCCTGCTCCATTTATCCCAAGGACGAGCTGTCGCAGGCTGCGACCTGCGAGGGGCTCCTGGTATCTTCCGGTTCCTTGCCATCAGGTGCTCACTTCCAGCCCCTGCACTGGTGCAGCTCTCCGTACTGCTGCGGGGAGGGAGCGGCCGTGAGCAGCTACAGCGTCTGCGGCGTGGTGCATGTGCCGGAGGGCAGGATCGGCAGCGTGCATGCGGGACGGAACAGCTACCCCTACAAAATGCCTTTTGCAGCAG AAGGCTGCAAGTCTCTGGACCAGCTGAACCTCACAATCCCGGTGGCAGGACACCCCGCGTCGCCTGCCCACCCGCTCTCAGGATGTCCCGTGCCCAGCGTGCCGCCGGCTGCAGAGCCCGTTCCTCACCTGCAGACCCCCAACTCTGACCCTCAGACCATGGCCCGAGAATGCCCTCAGAGCTCCAAGCCCCCCAGCGGCTCCAAGTCGGGGCTGCGCAATACTCCGGGCTGCCTGCACGCCTCCAACAGCAAAGCGGCGGGCGGCCACTCCCACCCCAAGCAGCCGCGCATCGGCCGGCGCAGGGCCACCAACGGCTGGATGCCCGTGGGCACGGCCTGCGAGAAGGCTGTCTACGTGGTG aaCGAGCCGGAGCCGGCCGTGCGCAAGAGCTACCAGGCCGTGGAGAGGGACGGGGAGATCATCCGCGTGCGGGACACCGTGCTCCTCAAATCCGGGCCCCGCAAGAAATCCATGCCCTACGTGGCCAAGATCTCTGCACTCTGGGAGGACCCCAAGACAG GGGAGCTGATGATGAGCCTCCTGTGGTATTACAGACCAGAGCACACTCAGGGAGGCCGCAACCCCAGCATGCACCAG AATGAGATCTTTGCGTCGCGGCACCAGGACGAGAACAGCGTCGCCTGCATCGAGGAGAAGTGCTACGTGCTGACCTTCGCAGAGTACTGCAG ATTTTGTGCCTTGGCAAAGCGTCGAGTCGAAGGGATCCCGGGCAGGAAAACCATCATGGTTCCTCCCTCGGAGGAGTATTCCACCCCTCTACACCGCAAGGTGCCCGAGGACACGGACCCCGAGCTGGTTTTCCTCTGTCGTCACGTCTACGACTTCAGGCACGGGCGCATCCTGAAGAACCCGCAGTAA
- the CHST14 gene encoding carbohydrate sulfotransferase 14: MLMFGVILASSGLLLMIERGILAQVGPPPLHPPAGPSRRDGRDSVAELELEVLRDTRNRTIRALCGQRSMPRSVWELPPGQRRTVLRHLLVSDKYRFLYCYVPKVACSNWKRILKVLDGALESVDVQGKMDHKSDLVFLGDMKPEEISYRLKHYYKFIFVRNPMERLLSAYRNKFGEIKEYQQKYGMEIVRRYRKNGGNSAGDDVSFSEFLQYLLDEDVERMNEHWMPIYNLCQPCAVKYDFIGSYERLHADASHVLEHIQSPSFVRFPERQAWYKPVTAETLHYYLCNTQRRLIRELLPKYILDFSLFAYPLPNITSEFCRR, translated from the coding sequence ATGCTGATGTTCGGCGTCATCCTGGCCTCCAGCGGGCTCCTCCTCATGATCGAGCGCGGCATCCTCGCCCAGGTCGGGCCGCCGCCGCTGCACCCGCCCGCGGGGCCGTCGCGGCGGGACGGGCGGGACTCGGTGgcggagctggagctggaggtgctgcgGGACACGCGGAACCGCACGATCCGCGCCCTGTGCGGGCAGCGCTCCATGCCCCGCAGCGTCTGGGAGCTGCCGCCCGGGCAGCGGCGCACGGTGCTCCGGCACCTCCTGGTCAGCGACAAGTACCGCTTCCTCTACTGCTACGTGCCCAAGGTGGCCTGCTCCAACTGGAAGCGCATCCTCAAGGTGCTGGACGGGGCTCTGGAGAGCGTGGACGTGCAGGGGAAGATGGACCACAAGAGCGACCTGGTGTTCCTGGGCGACATGAAGCCGGAGGAGATCAGCTACCGCCTGAAGCACTACTACAAGTTCATCTTCGTGCGGAACCCGATGGAGAGGCTGCTCTCGGCCTACCGCAACAAATTCGGGGAGATCAAGGAGTACCAGCAGAAGTACGGCATGGAGATCGTCCGGCGCTACCGGAAGAACGGGGGGAACTCGGCCGGCGACGACGTGTCCTTCTCCGAGTTCCTGCAGTACCTGCTGGACGAGGACGTGGAGCGCATGAACGAGCACTGGATGCCCATCTACaacctgtgccagccctgcgcCGTCAAGTACGACTTCATCGGCTCCTACGAGCGGCTGCACGCCGACGCCAGCCACGTGCTGGAGCACATCCAGTCGCCGTCGTTCGTGCGCTTCCCGGAGCGCCAGGCCTGGTACAAGCCCGTCACGGCCGAGACGCTGCACTACTACCTGTGCAACACCCAGCGCCGCCTCATCAGAGAGCTCCTCCCCAAATACATCCTGGACTTCTCCCTCTTCGCGTACCCCCTGCCCAACATCACCAGCGAGTTCTGCCGGCGCTGA